The following are from one region of the Variovorax sp. V213 genome:
- a CDS encoding helix-turn-helix domain-containing protein, whose protein sequence is MEAEMAGAATACLVAALDHSNAKAVKVTIEVEGDSTGEAPVLLLPPRALHFLADVLRQMAKREPMMLVPQKLELTTQQAAALLNVSRPFVIKEIEAGRLKCRLINRHRRIEFEELMRYKDEQKQRSAGALKRLNDLSQEMGEEL, encoded by the coding sequence ATGGAAGCGGAAATGGCCGGTGCGGCGACGGCGTGCCTGGTTGCGGCTCTGGACCACTCCAATGCAAAAGCCGTCAAGGTGACCATCGAAGTGGAGGGGGACAGCACGGGTGAAGCCCCAGTGCTGCTCCTGCCTCCGCGTGCCTTGCACTTCCTTGCCGACGTGTTGCGCCAGATGGCCAAGCGCGAGCCGATGATGCTCGTCCCGCAGAAGCTGGAACTCACGACGCAGCAGGCTGCGGCACTTCTGAATGTGTCGCGCCCCTTCGTGATCAAGGAGATCGAGGCTGGCCGGCTGAAGTGCCGGCTGATCAACCGGCACCGCCGCATCGAGTTCGAAGAACTCATGCGCTACAAGGACGAGCAGAAGCAGCGGTCGGCCGGCGCCCTCAAACGATTGAACGACCTCTCCCAGGAGATGGGCGAGGAGCTGTGA
- a CDS encoding DUF1003 domain-containing protein → MNDKHLTQNAMTLAAEDRLRLESLRKQRRAHRQAKSAKPPTAPEHFLPGEPSRSQRLADAVAATVGSWRFIIFQSTAIVLWIVGNAMTGNGAWDPYPFILLNLLLSFQAAYTAPAIMMSQNRQSEQDRRHAETDYEINVKAELEIELLHEKIDLLKERELLALTDAVHALTRRIEGLSARPT, encoded by the coding sequence ATGAACGACAAACACCTCACCCAAAATGCGATGACCCTGGCAGCTGAAGATCGGCTTCGGCTGGAGTCGCTTCGCAAGCAGCGACGCGCCCACCGGCAAGCCAAATCGGCCAAGCCGCCGACGGCTCCCGAGCATTTCCTTCCAGGCGAACCGTCTCGCAGTCAACGCCTGGCCGACGCGGTGGCCGCGACCGTAGGGTCGTGGCGCTTCATCATCTTCCAGAGCACGGCCATCGTGCTGTGGATCGTCGGCAACGCGATGACCGGGAACGGCGCTTGGGACCCGTATCCGTTCATCCTTCTAAACCTGCTCCTGTCGTTCCAGGCGGCCTACACCGCGCCGGCAATCATGATGAGCCAGAACCGGCAGTCCGAGCAGGACCGGCGCCACGCCGAAACCGACTACGAGATCAATGTCAAGGCGGAGTTGGAGATCGAACTACTGCACGAGAAGATCGACCTCCTGAAGGAACGCGAACTGCTGGCGCTGACCGACGCGGTGCACGCCCTGACCCGGCGGATCGAAGGGCTGTCGGCACGCCCGACCTGA
- a CDS encoding SOS response-associated peptidase family protein: protein MCYSAQIRADYKRFFRLFGGVLSLRAFAKLYYERQCNPRIKISKAVDAAFMNPESDEEQEIKGLIDAFNAEQATKLEQDLFTQRKRLADAERKLQVKTTKKATEEVRIATAKVEWGLGKLADLKRVELEPRDARIFPGVYAPVMIWEDGQRVVKPMRYQCRPAGKPAKYDSLYPGTYNARRDNLEGFWKDVFGLSHGVMVVNAFYEHVNRDGEDVVLEFRPRPQQDMLVACLWSEWSAPGEPDLLSFAAITDEPPEEIAAAGHDRCIIPIKPENVDTWLRPDRANLEASYAVLDDRERPYYEHRLAA, encoded by the coding sequence ATGTGCTACTCAGCCCAGATCCGTGCGGACTACAAGCGGTTCTTCCGCCTGTTCGGCGGCGTCCTCTCCCTTCGGGCGTTCGCCAAGCTGTATTACGAGCGCCAGTGCAACCCCAGGATCAAGATCTCGAAGGCCGTGGACGCGGCGTTCATGAACCCGGAGTCGGACGAAGAGCAGGAGATCAAGGGCCTCATCGACGCCTTCAATGCCGAGCAGGCCACGAAGCTCGAACAGGACCTCTTCACGCAGCGCAAGCGTCTGGCCGACGCCGAGCGGAAGCTCCAGGTCAAGACGACGAAGAAGGCGACGGAGGAAGTACGGATCGCCACGGCGAAGGTCGAATGGGGACTCGGCAAGCTCGCGGATCTCAAGCGGGTCGAGCTCGAGCCGCGCGACGCGCGGATCTTTCCGGGCGTCTACGCCCCCGTGATGATCTGGGAGGACGGCCAGCGGGTGGTCAAGCCCATGCGCTATCAGTGCCGCCCCGCCGGAAAGCCCGCGAAATACGACTCTCTCTATCCGGGCACCTACAACGCCCGGCGCGACAACCTGGAGGGGTTCTGGAAGGACGTCTTCGGTTTGTCACACGGGGTCATGGTCGTCAATGCGTTCTACGAGCACGTGAACCGGGATGGCGAGGATGTGGTGCTCGAGTTCAGGCCGCGGCCGCAGCAGGACATGCTGGTCGCGTGCCTGTGGTCGGAATGGTCAGCGCCCGGCGAGCCGGACCTGCTCTCGTTCGCGGCGATCACCGATGAACCGCCGGAGGAGATCGCGGCCGCCGGTCACGACCGCTGCATCATCCCCATCAAACCGGAGAACGTCGACACTTGGCTAAGGCCCGATCGCGCGAACCTTGAGGCCTCGTACGCGGTCCTCGATGACCGGGAGCGGCCGTATTACGAGCACAGGCTGGCGGCATAA
- the imuA gene encoding translesion DNA synthesis-associated protein ImuA, whose product MAVPLSWADGDEAPPAPQTSPRATHGRRPPVVLPHAIESAIWRGDALGTPVTSVVNTGFERLDVELPGGGWPCQSLTEVLQVQPSVLEWRLLAPAMRTLVALGRQIVVIGPPKAPHLPGLHHLGLDERHLVWIAADKPVERLWATEQLIKANAAGMLVSWLPQARQEQIRRLQVCAQGCDGPVILCRPAAAEHEASAAPLRLQARFGIDWELRIHLLKRKGPPHEGELTLPSVPGGLEAILTPRLRHPSGLITARQSREVSHAVGSSSSRQPAGRPAAAH is encoded by the coding sequence ATGGCCGTCCCCCTGTCATGGGCCGATGGCGATGAAGCGCCCCCGGCCCCCCAGACTTCACCGCGTGCAACGCACGGGCGGCGCCCGCCGGTCGTGCTGCCGCACGCCATCGAATCGGCGATCTGGCGCGGGGATGCACTCGGCACGCCAGTCACTTCCGTCGTGAACACAGGGTTCGAACGCCTCGACGTCGAACTGCCGGGCGGCGGCTGGCCGTGCCAGTCGCTGACCGAAGTGCTGCAGGTCCAGCCCTCGGTGCTCGAATGGCGGCTGCTCGCGCCCGCCATGCGCACGCTCGTCGCGCTGGGCCGGCAGATCGTGGTGATCGGCCCGCCGAAGGCCCCGCATCTGCCGGGGCTGCATCACCTCGGCCTCGACGAGCGCCACCTGGTCTGGATCGCCGCTGACAAGCCGGTCGAGCGCCTGTGGGCGACCGAGCAGCTCATCAAGGCCAATGCCGCCGGCATGCTCGTCAGCTGGCTGCCGCAGGCCCGCCAGGAACAGATCCGGCGCCTACAGGTCTGCGCCCAGGGCTGCGACGGACCCGTCATCCTGTGCCGGCCAGCCGCCGCCGAGCACGAGGCCTCGGCCGCGCCGCTGCGGCTGCAGGCGCGCTTCGGCATCGACTGGGAACTGCGCATCCACCTGCTCAAGCGGAAGGGGCCGCCGCACGAGGGGGAACTGACACTCCCCTCGGTGCCCGGTGGCCTGGAGGCCATCCTGACGCCGCGTCTGCGCCACCCGAGCGGCCTGATCACGGCGCGCCAATCCCGGGAGGTTTCCCATGCTGTGGGCAGCTCTTCTTCCCGACAGCCTGCCGGACGACCCGCAGCCGCGCACTGA
- a CDS encoding DNA polymerase Y family protein — MLWAALLPDSLPDDPQPRTEALDGLATWCLQFTPRVAVLEALLQCPAVVMELEQSLRLFGGKRRLVERVREECPDLGVRQLSWAPTSLAALAVARAGQSNGFAKPLVQLLDALSIDTLTQVAAHQATLARLGCRTLGQVRALPRGGLSRRFDAQLLATLDQAYGLRPETYPWSQLPKTFHAKLELMARVEHAPAMLFGARRLMLQMAGWLMARRSGVTAFTLRWCHDAMRARSAGDGGELTVRTAQATRDSEHLMRLLAEHLGKVELLAPVGDLELLATEVQPLEEKSLSMLPEARQSGESLALVLERIAARLGPDRVLRPVILEDHRLEWMCRWRPAPEPAPRGRCRTVDVPQPTFILPKPLRLATQHNRPIYQGVLQLLAGPHRVEGGWWDRTTLEGGGGQETTRQSARDYWVAVSEHAGVLWIFQMRLAQDETAWFLHGTFA, encoded by the coding sequence ATGCTGTGGGCAGCTCTTCTTCCCGACAGCCTGCCGGACGACCCGCAGCCGCGCACTGAGGCGCTCGATGGCCTCGCGACGTGGTGTCTGCAGTTCACGCCGCGCGTCGCGGTCCTCGAAGCGCTTCTGCAGTGCCCGGCGGTCGTCATGGAACTCGAACAGAGCCTGCGCCTGTTCGGCGGCAAGCGCCGCCTGGTCGAGCGCGTGCGCGAGGAATGCCCCGATCTCGGCGTGCGGCAGCTGAGCTGGGCGCCGACGAGCCTGGCCGCGCTCGCGGTGGCCCGGGCCGGTCAGTCGAACGGCTTCGCCAAGCCGCTTGTCCAACTCCTCGACGCCCTGTCGATCGACACCTTGACGCAGGTCGCCGCCCACCAGGCAACGCTCGCCCGCCTGGGTTGCCGGACCTTGGGCCAGGTGCGCGCCTTGCCGCGCGGCGGCCTGAGCCGCCGCTTCGACGCGCAGCTGCTCGCGACCCTCGACCAGGCCTACGGGTTGCGCCCGGAGACCTACCCCTGGTCGCAGCTGCCGAAGACCTTCCATGCCAAGCTCGAGCTGATGGCGCGGGTCGAGCACGCGCCGGCCATGCTGTTCGGTGCCCGTCGCCTGATGTTGCAGATGGCCGGCTGGCTCATGGCCAGGCGGTCCGGCGTGACCGCGTTCACCTTGCGCTGGTGCCACGACGCAATGCGCGCCAGGAGCGCCGGCGACGGCGGCGAACTCACCGTCCGCACCGCGCAGGCCACGCGCGACTCGGAGCACCTGATGCGGCTGCTGGCCGAGCACCTGGGCAAGGTCGAGCTGCTGGCGCCCGTGGGCGACCTGGAACTGCTGGCGACCGAGGTGCAGCCGCTGGAGGAGAAGAGCCTCTCGATGCTGCCTGAGGCACGCCAATCGGGCGAGAGCCTGGCGCTGGTGCTCGAGCGCATCGCGGCACGGCTCGGTCCCGACCGCGTGCTGCGCCCGGTCATCCTAGAGGACCACCGCCTGGAGTGGATGTGCCGCTGGCGTCCGGCGCCCGAACCGGCGCCAAGGGGGCGGTGCCGCACGGTCGATGTGCCGCAGCCAACCTTCATCCTGCCCAAGCCGTTGCGCCTCGCGACCCAGCACAACCGGCCGATCTACCAGGGCGTGCTGCAGCTGCTTGCGGGTCCCCATCGCGTCGAGGGCGGATGGTGGGACCGCACGACGCTGGAAGGCGGCGGCGGACAGGAGACCACGCGCCAGAGCGCCCGCGACTACTGGGTGGCCGTGAGCGAGCATGCCGGCGTGCTGTGGATCTTCCAGATGCGCCTGGCTCAGGACGAGACGGCGTGGTTCCTGCACGGCACCTTCGCCTGA
- a CDS encoding error-prone DNA polymerase translates to MDLPDYVELRCVSNFSFLRGASQPDELVERAKQLGYTALALTDECSLAGVVRAHVAAEDHGLKLLIGSQFLVEPDEQVGPEAAPFTLTVLACHLEGYGNLSAFITKLRRSSEKGSYKLTLAQIHGAELAGCVVLASPRRMATPAQLGWLGTWLLREFLGRCWFAVEKLRLLDDEMWLHRLSEISAATEIPLVAAGDVHFHVRSRKPLQDVMTATRLGKPLTDCGLELQPNAERHLRTRLRLAQTYAPELLAETLKVAARCSFNLDELRYQYPDEVVPEGETPAGYLRRITYEGAGRRWPDGIPAKVQAQIEHELALIAELKYEHYFLTVADIVMFARSRHILCQGRGSAANSVVCYCTGVTEVDPARMSVLFERFISKERNEPPDIDIDFEHERREEVLQYLYAKYGRDRAAITGVVISYRPKSAIRDVGKALGMSLETVDALAKGHQWWDGGAVRPERLQEVGLSADSLQVQQLLHLTEQLIGFPRHLSQHTGGFVLTKGPLCRMVPIENASMSDRTVIEWDKDDLDALGLLKVDCLALGMLTAIRKALDFIGLRKGCVFGMQDIPAEDGTTYDMICKADTIGVFQIESRAQMSMLPRLKPRCFYDLVIEVAIVRPGPIQGGMVHPYLNRRQGREPVVYPSEALKEALGRSLGVPVFQEQVMQISILAAGFTPGEADGLRRSMAAWKRKGGLEHYYSKIVDGMTARGYEESFAKAIFEQIKGFSEYGFPESHAASFALLVYASCWIKCHHPAEFLAAMLNSQPLGFYSPSQLVQDARRHGVEVRPVDVMYSDVDCTLEDLAHEPAVRLGLRMIGGLQSASASRIVEARVQQVFDSTEDLALRAQLELHEMKLLAAADALMSLSGHRRQQVWEAAGLRAAPALLRDAPVDEALLALDAAPEGEEIVFDYASTGLTLRRHPLALLRERLALRGLMTARNLDEIENGEHVSHCGIVTLRQQPETAKGTIFVTLEDETGVVQVIVWKSLRDVQRQELLGARLMVVHGRWQREGTVKNLIATRLEDLTPLLGRLAAATVSRDFR, encoded by the coding sequence ATGGACCTGCCCGACTACGTCGAGCTGCGGTGCGTGAGCAATTTCAGCTTCCTGCGCGGCGCGAGCCAGCCGGACGAGCTTGTCGAGCGCGCGAAGCAGCTGGGCTACACCGCGCTGGCCCTCACCGACGAGTGCAGCCTGGCGGGGGTCGTGCGCGCGCACGTGGCGGCGGAGGACCATGGCCTGAAGCTGTTGATCGGCAGCCAGTTCCTCGTCGAGCCCGATGAACAGGTCGGCCCCGAGGCCGCACCTTTCACGCTCACCGTGCTGGCCTGCCATCTGGAGGGCTACGGCAATCTCTCGGCGTTCATCACCAAGCTGCGCCGCAGCTCGGAGAAGGGAAGCTACAAACTGACGCTCGCGCAGATCCACGGCGCCGAACTCGCCGGTTGCGTGGTGCTGGCCTCGCCCAGGCGCATGGCCACGCCGGCGCAGCTGGGCTGGCTCGGAACCTGGTTGCTGCGCGAGTTCCTCGGGCGCTGCTGGTTCGCCGTGGAGAAGCTGCGCCTGCTCGACGACGAGATGTGGCTGCATCGCCTGAGCGAGATCAGCGCGGCCACGGAGATTCCGCTGGTGGCCGCAGGCGACGTGCATTTCCATGTCCGTTCGCGCAAGCCACTGCAGGACGTGATGACCGCGACGCGCCTGGGCAAGCCCTTGACCGACTGCGGCCTTGAACTGCAGCCCAACGCGGAGCGGCATCTGCGCACCCGGCTACGGCTCGCGCAGACCTATGCGCCCGAGCTGCTGGCGGAAACGCTCAAGGTGGCGGCGCGCTGCAGCTTCAATCTCGACGAGCTGCGCTACCAGTACCCCGACGAGGTCGTCCCCGAGGGCGAGACGCCGGCCGGGTATCTGCGCCGCATCACCTACGAGGGGGCCGGCCGCCGCTGGCCCGATGGCATTCCCGCCAAGGTCCAGGCGCAGATCGAGCACGAGCTCGCGCTGATCGCCGAGCTGAAGTACGAGCACTACTTCCTCACCGTGGCCGACATCGTGATGTTCGCGCGCTCGCGCCACATCCTCTGCCAGGGGCGCGGCAGCGCCGCGAACAGCGTGGTCTGCTATTGCACGGGCGTCACCGAGGTCGACCCGGCCCGGATGAGCGTGCTGTTCGAGCGCTTCATCTCGAAGGAGCGCAACGAGCCGCCGGACATCGACATCGACTTCGAACACGAGCGGCGCGAGGAAGTGCTGCAGTACCTCTATGCGAAGTACGGGCGCGACCGCGCCGCCATCACCGGCGTCGTGATCAGCTACCGGCCAAAGAGCGCGATCCGCGACGTGGGCAAGGCGCTGGGGATGTCGCTGGAGACGGTGGACGCCCTCGCCAAGGGGCACCAGTGGTGGGACGGGGGCGCGGTGCGGCCGGAGCGGCTGCAGGAGGTCGGCCTGTCTGCGGATTCACTGCAGGTGCAGCAATTGCTGCACCTGACCGAGCAGCTGATCGGGTTTCCGCGGCACCTGAGCCAGCACACGGGCGGCTTTGTGCTCACCAAGGGGCCGCTGTGCCGAATGGTGCCGATCGAGAACGCCTCGATGTCCGATCGCACCGTAATCGAGTGGGACAAGGACGACCTCGACGCGCTCGGACTGCTGAAGGTGGACTGCCTTGCGCTCGGCATGCTGACCGCGATCCGCAAGGCGCTGGATTTCATCGGGCTGCGTAAGGGCTGCGTGTTCGGCATGCAGGACATCCCGGCGGAGGACGGCACCACCTACGACATGATCTGCAAGGCCGACACCATCGGCGTGTTCCAGATCGAGAGCCGCGCGCAGATGAGCATGCTGCCGCGCCTGAAGCCACGCTGCTTCTACGACCTGGTCATCGAGGTCGCCATCGTGCGGCCGGGGCCGATCCAGGGCGGCATGGTGCATCCGTACCTGAACCGGCGCCAAGGCCGGGAGCCGGTGGTCTACCCGAGCGAGGCATTGAAGGAAGCGCTGGGCCGGTCCCTGGGCGTGCCGGTATTCCAGGAGCAGGTCATGCAGATCTCCATCCTGGCGGCCGGTTTCACCCCAGGCGAGGCCGACGGCCTGCGGCGGTCCATGGCGGCGTGGAAGCGTAAGGGCGGCCTGGAGCACTACTATTCGAAGATCGTGGACGGCATGACCGCGCGCGGCTACGAGGAGAGTTTTGCGAAAGCCATCTTCGAGCAGATCAAGGGGTTCAGCGAATACGGCTTTCCGGAGAGTCATGCCGCCTCGTTCGCCCTGCTGGTCTATGCGAGCTGCTGGATCAAGTGCCATCACCCGGCGGAGTTCTTGGCGGCCATGCTGAACTCGCAGCCGCTCGGGTTCTATTCGCCGTCGCAACTCGTGCAGGATGCGCGGCGTCATGGCGTCGAGGTGCGGCCCGTCGATGTGATGTACAGCGACGTGGACTGCACCCTGGAAGACCTGGCGCACGAGCCGGCCGTGCGGCTCGGGCTGCGCATGATCGGCGGGCTCCAGTCGGCCTCGGCCAGCCGCATCGTCGAGGCCCGCGTGCAGCAGGTGTTCGACAGCACGGAGGACCTGGCGCTGCGCGCGCAGCTGGAACTGCATGAGATGAAGCTGCTGGCCGCGGCCGATGCGCTGATGAGCCTGTCGGGGCACCGGCGCCAGCAGGTCTGGGAAGCGGCCGGGCTGCGCGCGGCGCCTGCGCTATTGCGGGACGCGCCAGTCGACGAGGCATTGCTGGCACTCGATGCCGCGCCCGAGGGCGAGGAGATCGTGTTCGACTACGCCTCGACAGGGCTGACCTTGCGCCGGCATCCGCTCGCCTTGCTGCGCGAGCGCCTGGCGCTTCGCGGCCTGATGACTGCGCGGAACCTCGACGAGATCGAGAATGGGGAACATGTGAGCCACTGCGGTATCGTGACGTTGCGCCAGCAGCCGGAGACGGCGAAGGGCACGATCTTCGTGACGTTGGAAGACGAGACGGGCGTGGTCCAGGTGATCGTGTGGAAGAGCCTCAGGGACGTGCAGCGCCAGGAACTGCTGGGCGCTCGACTCATGGTCGTGCACGGCAGGTGGCAGCGCGAGGGGACAGTGAAGAACCTGATCGCGACGCGCCTGGAAGATCTGACGCCTTTGCTGGGTCGGTTGGCTGCTGCCACCGTGAGCCGGGATTTTCGATAG
- a CDS encoding DUF433 domain-containing protein produces MRAHQIAFTNVIKPSLYTGIDYDGNIARMWRPSDGKGIALDPSRQFGTPIVAEVGVPTDTLYEAFLAEGKNSKAVARQYEISPKHVAAAVRFEERLRA; encoded by the coding sequence GTGCGCGCGCATCAGATCGCTTTCACGAATGTGATCAAGCCGTCGCTCTATACGGGAATCGATTACGACGGGAACATCGCACGCATGTGGCGCCCGTCCGACGGCAAGGGGATCGCCCTGGATCCTTCGCGCCAGTTCGGCACGCCAATCGTCGCCGAGGTTGGAGTGCCGACCGATACGCTATACGAGGCCTTCCTCGCAGAGGGCAAGAACTCGAAAGCTGTCGCACGTCAGTACGAGATCAGCCCTAAGCACGTCGCAGCGGCAGTGCGCTTCGAGGAACGGCTACGGGCCTGA
- a CDS encoding GreA/GreB family elongation factor: MDKFLLQQQVLERLAEDLLQAEQAVRAAHETATHEENIAENKYDTLGLEAAYLTTGQARRAEAIRQAMANWRQFRPRPYDASKGIQLGALVCLADSDDKQQQLFLGPNGGSMKLVSGAQLVQVISSEAPLGRAMLGKCEGDEVSIQVALTRRQFEVLRVH; encoded by the coding sequence ATGGATAAATTCTTGCTGCAACAGCAGGTGCTGGAACGGCTCGCTGAAGACCTGCTGCAAGCCGAGCAGGCAGTGCGGGCGGCCCATGAAACGGCGACTCACGAAGAGAACATCGCCGAAAACAAATACGACACATTGGGACTCGAAGCCGCCTACCTGACCACCGGCCAAGCTCGGCGCGCCGAAGCGATCCGCCAGGCGATGGCCAATTGGCGCCAATTCCGCCCGCGTCCCTACGACGCCAGCAAAGGTATACAGCTCGGCGCACTGGTCTGCCTAGCCGATTCCGACGACAAGCAGCAACAGCTTTTCCTCGGTCCGAATGGGGGCAGCATGAAGTTGGTCAGCGGCGCTCAGCTCGTTCAGGTCATCAGCAGCGAAGCACCTTTGGGCAGGGCCATGCTGGGCAAATGCGAGGGTGATGAGGTGTCAATACAGGTGGCTCTAACCCGACGGCAGTTTGAGGTGCTGCGGGTTCATTAA
- a CDS encoding FadR/GntR family transcriptional regulator: MLDVNGGTLPDQIYARMVEAILRGDYVDSKKLPTESELASQFGVSRPTVREALSRLRSDGIIESRRGSGSQVVRAPGTPASSMPPIRNYSDIERYYAYRTVVESGAAAAAAEFRTADDLTTIRACLEAQTLAMEGGSKGVEDDVRFHRAIARASHNQFFVAAVETSVAPIRQFMELARSVRSKMTVERVRLVQMEHQQILDSIEKRSPADAAEATRLHILNAKRRIFDAAKLR, translated from the coding sequence TTGCTAGACGTCAATGGCGGCACCCTGCCCGACCAGATCTACGCCCGGATGGTCGAAGCCATCCTGCGCGGGGACTACGTCGACTCGAAAAAGCTGCCGACGGAAAGCGAACTGGCCTCGCAATTCGGGGTCTCGCGGCCGACCGTCCGGGAGGCACTGTCGAGGCTGCGATCGGACGGGATCATCGAGTCCCGCCGCGGCTCCGGCAGCCAGGTTGTGCGCGCCCCCGGTACACCGGCATCGAGCATGCCCCCCATCAGGAACTATTCGGACATCGAGCGGTATTACGCCTACCGCACAGTTGTTGAATCGGGGGCGGCGGCCGCTGCAGCGGAGTTTCGCACTGCCGACGACCTGACGACCATCAGAGCCTGCCTGGAAGCGCAGACCCTGGCCATGGAGGGTGGAAGCAAAGGCGTCGAAGACGACGTCCGCTTCCACAGGGCGATCGCGAGGGCCTCGCACAACCAGTTCTTCGTGGCCGCCGTCGAAACGAGTGTCGCGCCCATCAGGCAATTCATGGAACTAGCGCGCAGCGTGCGATCGAAGATGACCGTCGAGCGTGTCCGGCTGGTCCAGATGGAGCACCAGCAGATCCTCGACTCCATCGAGAAGCGATCCCCGGCCGACGCCGCCGAGGCAACACGGCTCCATATCCTCAACGCCAAGCGACGGATCTTCGACGCAGCGAAATTGCGGTAG